GAGGATCGAACTCCTGACCCCCTGCGTGCAAGGCAGGTGCTCTCCCAGCTGAGCTACGACCCCAAATTTACTGCGGCTTTTGTTGTTACTCTTCGTTATGTTGGGTCGCTCGCTTGGTCGCATACCGATGTATGCTCCCGCTCTCCCTCGCCAACATGCCTCGATTAACAACAAAATCCTTGTAAATTAACATCGAATTTTATCATTAATAACAAGACCTTACTCAGTAAAACAAAACCTCGCTAATTGGTTGTTATTGTTGTCCTTTTGAGAACTCGCTCAATGAACAGCAATCACCGCAAATCGATTGGCTTTACATCTTCGCTTTGCTTTTGCGTTTCTTCTTCTTGAAAACAAACTGTGTGGGCACCCTGAAACGTCGTGCGTCTCTATTTTTAAGGAGGTGATCCAGCCGCAGGTTCCCCTACGGCTACCTTGTTACGACTTCACCCCAGTCATGAATCACACCGTGGTAAACGTCCCCCCAAAGGTTAGACTATCTACTTCTGGTGCAACCCACTCCCATGGTGTGACGGGCGGTGTGTACAAGGCCCGGGAACGTATTCACCGCGACATGCTGATTCGCGATTACTAGCGATTCCGACTTCATGGAGTCGAGTTGCAGACTCCAATCCGGACTACGACCGGCTTTTAAAGATTGGCTCCAGGTCGCCCCTTCGCTTCCCTCTGTACCGGCCATTGTAGCACGTGTGTAGCCCTACCCGTAAGGGCCATGATGACTTGACGTCATCCCCGCCTTCCTCCGGTTTGTCACCGGCAGTCTCCCTAGAGTCCCCGCCTCTACGCGCTGGTAACTAAGGATAAGGGTTGCGCTCGTTACGGGACTTAACCCAACATCTCACGACACGAGCTGACGACAGCCATGCAGCACCTGTATCAGTGCTCCCGAAGGCACCCTCTCATCTCTGAAAGGTTCACTGTATGTCAAGGGTAGGTAAGGTTCTTCGCGTTGCATCGAATTAAACCACATGCTCCACCGCTTGTGCGGGCCCCCGTCAATTCCTTTGAGTTTTAATCTTGCGACCGTACTCCCCAGGCGGTCAACTTATCGCGTTTGCTGCGCCACTAATCTCATTCATAAGACCAACAGCTAGTTGACATCGTTTACAGCGTGGACTACCAGGGTATCTAATCCTGTTTGCTCCCCACGCTTTCGTGCCTCAGTGTCAGTATTAGGCCAGGTAGCCGCCTTCGCCACTGGTGTTCCTTCCGATCTCTACGCATTTCACCGCTACACCGGAAATTCCACTACCCTCTCCTATACTCGAGTTCAACAGTCTTATCTGCAGTTCCCAGGTTGAGCCCAGGGCTTTCACAGATAACTTATCAAACCACCTACGCACCCTTTACGCCCAGTAATTCCGATTAACGCTCGCACCCTCCGTATTACCGCGGCTGCTGGCACGGAGTTAGCCGGTGCTTCTTCTGTGGGTAACGTCCAGTCAACCAGCTCTTAACCTGTCAACCCTCCTCCCCACTGAAAGTGCTTTACAACCCTCAGGCCTTCTTCACACACGCGGCATTGCTGGATCAGGGTTCCCCCCATTGTCCAATATTCCCCACTGCTGCCTCCCGTAGGAGTCTGGACCGTGTCTCAGTTCCAGTGTGGCTGGCCATCCTCTCAGACCAGCTACCGATCGTCGCCTTGGTAGGCCCTTACCCCACCAACTAGCTAATCGGACGCAGGCTAATCTTAAAGCGCCAGGCCAAAAGGTCCCCAGCTTCTCTCCTCAGAGATCTATGCGGTATTAGCTTGAGTTTCCCCAAGTTGTCCCCCACTTTAAGGTATATTCCTACGCGTTACTCACCCGTTCGCCACTCGCCACCCATCTAGCAAGCTAGACCGTGCTGCCGTTCGACTTGCATGTGTTAAGCATGCCGCCAGCGTTCAATCTGAGCCAGGATCAAACTCTTCAGTTCAATTCCTGACACTAGCTCTCACTAGCGCTTCTTTACTTCTATTTCTCTCTAGTCGCACTCAATCATCAGAGCGCCCACACAGTTTGTCTTCTCTTCTTCTTAATCAACCCGCCCCGAAGGCGTGATGCGTATTCTACTCATCCTGACTCCCTTGTCAAACACTTTTTGAAAAAAAACGTAAATTTTTTAGGTCAGTGTTTCATCCAGCCAATCGTACATGACGGCATTGGCAAACATTGTGTTTCCAACCTGGCAATGCGTACTTGCACCGCTCTGATCATCAAAGCAATACTCGCTGCCCTGAACCTGTTTGATAAAGGCCTGGCTTTGCCTTTGCGGCTCCTCCCCCTCACCGCTGCCAATCAGGGCTAAGGCCGGGCATTGGATCTGTTTTAGCGTCTGCTCATCCACTTTAAATTGTGCGATGTATTCAAACGTTTTGCGAAAAGTTTCTCTGCCGTATCGCTGCATCAGCATTTCACATTGGAACTTAACCTGACGAGGCATGATCTCCTCGGGAATATCCGGCAAATCCTTAACTCCAAAGTCATCGGCCTCGGATATGTCACGAAGCGGGTCAATGCCTGCAAATGCTGCCATGTAAGCATAAAGATCGATGATGGGTGAATTGGCTATCAATGCGCTGAGGCGATGTTCATAACATGCCGCGCGAGTGGCAAAATAGCCGCCAAAGCTTACGCCGCAGAGGGCCATTTTTTCCGGGTTGACTTCTTTAATAATAATAAGTCTGTCCATCAACACCTGGATAGCGCGTTCATAATCAGGTTTGAAGCAGGATGTTTTATTCACACGCCAGGTATCCATTTGCCCTGGGCCGGCAAATACCACAATATTATAACCGCGTTCGAGTCCTGCGATGCCGCGCATTAAAAATTCTTCTTCCAGAGTGCCGTCAAAACCACTGACGATGATGAGTGTCTTGTGGTTGCGCTTTCCCTTTTTGGGAAAGAAGACATAAGCTGGCAGAGTTTCACCGTCCAATTCCAACATCAGGGATTCAAAATGGTAATCCACGCATTTCATCGCCTGTTGGAAACTGGAGCGGGCCTTTAAGCCTAATTGCTTATGATCCGCCATCATAACCGGACTGTAATATTCGGCAGCCCTGAAGGAATTGCATGCCTTGATTAATTGACCATACGCGCTGACTTTATGCTGTTTGGCCAAACGGGCAAGCCCATCCTGCAACTGGTGATTGGCCTGACGGGTAAACACCTGAACCCAGTCTTGGGGTTCATTGTCATGGATGTCGTTGACTGCAGCAAAACATTCACCAACGGAGGCAGCGCCATAGGCTGCTGCACCCAACTGGCGCAATAACTGGAAATCCATTTCAGGGTCGGTAAACCCCTGTATTTTGATAGCCCCCCGCTTAAGATTTGCCATACTCACCCCGATTTTATTTTTAATGTTTAAAATTTAGATTATTGCGCCTCAATTTGCCATCAGCTATGCTGTGCGCAATTGATCACAGTGACCTAAGGATTTGCAATGAGACTATTTTATGCCCTTTTATTTGCTTGCAGTTTAACCCCTCTCTGGGCAACACCTTACCCTTCTAACAATGTGCACCAACACCCCAGTCAGGATCAAGCGTTGGCGAGATCCTTGAGAATTGGCACGGACACGGATGGCAAACCGCTGTTTCTCTGCCTGGGACGCCTGTTTAACAGTACCCAACCGGGTAAAACCTGGGCAGGGTATGGGCGCTGCAATGTGCCGTATGGCGGTAAGGAATACATCGTCAATGATTACCAGGTTCCGCCAGCCAATGCCTTTGGCAATGTGTTCTGGCAGAATGCAGGGGGGCAGCCGCTTGCCATTGGCCGCGACACCAACGGCAATCCTTTATTTTTATGTCAGGCTTATTTTAAAGGCAGTAAACAACCCGGCAAAACCTGGCCTGGTTACAACCACTGCAATATTTCTTATGCGGGACACGAAATCATTACTGACAATTACCGGATTCTGGGCTCGGATAGCGGACAGGCCAATTTTCACCAGCACGCCAGTCAAAACGCACAGCAACAACAGTGTATTACCGGGCCTTTCGGTAATAAAGCCTGTGGTTTTAACTGCATTAAATCCACGAATAATGTCGCCTGCGCCACCTCGATGGATCAACAATGTGTCAGTGATAACTTCGGGCGTATTGCCTGTGGGTATGGGTGCGTGCAGTCACCGTTGAAAGTTGCCTGTGCCCGGAAGCGCTCTGAAAATTGCGTCATCAATTCCTTTAACGAGATTCGCTGCGGCAGAAATTGCAGAATGGATAATTTTAACAGGATCCAGTGCGATTAACGGCGTTCATAAGAATAGAATGTAACATCATAGGGATTCTTGTCATCCGCCTGTCTGGACAGCGTCTCCAGACAGCACCACTCGTTCGCATTCCATAACGGAAAAAAGACATCCGCATCAAAAAGGTGATGGATGACCGTCAGATAAAGGCGGGAAGCCAACGGCAAGGCCTGTTCAAAGAGATCCGCCCCTCCAATAATCATGGCTTCAGGAAACTCCGAAACCTGTTCAAGCGCCTTGGGTAAGGATGAAACCGTAACCACGCCAGGAATCATGGACTCAGTCCGACTGAGAACGATATTCAAACGGCCCGGCAATGGCCGGCCAATTGAGGCAAACGTTTTCCTGCCCATAATAATCGGTTTGCCCATGGTGATTTTTTTAAAATGGGCCAAATCAGCGGGAAGATGGCAGAGCAGCTGGTTGTTTTTACCCAGGCCGCGATTTTCGTCCACCGCAGCAATGAGGCTAATTAAGGTCATGAGTAGCCCTCGCTTGAACCATGGTCAACGCGTTACGCACTGCAGCGAACAGGCTTCCTGTGTCGGCGTGTCCTGTTCCTGCCAATTCCAACGCCGTGCCGTGATCCACCGACGTACGAATGAAGGGCAAACCCAAGGTAATATTCACCGCATGATTAAAACCAGCATACTTAAGCACGGGCAAACCCTGATCATGGTACATGGTCAGGTACACATCGCATTGGGTAGCCTTTTGTGTTGCAAACAGGGTATCCGCCGGGTAAGGCCCGCTCACGTCAATCCCCTGTTGGCGTAATGAAGTCAGCGCAGGTTCGATAACATCAATCTCCTCTCGCCCCAGATACCCACCCTCGCCAGCGTGAGGATTTAGTCCGGCAACAGCAATCCGCGGTTCCCGGATACCAAAATCCCTTTGCAGGGACTGATGAACCTGTCTCGCCACGCCAATGATCAAATCCTGGGTTATTGCCTGCGGCACCTCACTTAACGGCAGATGGGTCGTCACCAGAGCAACCTTCATGGCGTCACAGGCCAGCATCATAACAACCTGGTTGACGCTGCAATAATCAGCAAAAAATTCAGTGTGGCCAGTAAAGGGAATACCGGCCTGATTTATGATGGCTTTGTGAACCGGGGCTGTCACCAGAGCCGAAAATTCACCCGTAAGGCAAGCGTTGGCACTCTTCGTCAAAAGGTCCAGCACGTACGGCGCATTGCGTACATCAAGCTGCCCTGCTACCACGGGAGAAGGACAGGGCAGTGAGAACACCGTGAGTTGCCCGGGTTGGGCACAGAGAGGGCTTTGAGGGTTATAATCCTGGATTTCAACTTCGAAACCAAGCGCCTTGGCGCGCTGCATTAAAAGCTGTTTATCACCGATTACCACAAGGGGTAACTCAAGTCCGGCCAGCGAAAGGCACAAATCAGGTCCTATGCCAGCCGGTTCACCGCTGCTGACTAGCAGCGGCTTCATGCTAAATCCTTATCCAGAATCTTAACATAAGCATCTGCTCTTAAATGCTGCTGCCAATTTTGCACCGCCTCGGTAAATTTACGTTGCTGCAGAAAGGCACGGACCTGTTGTCGTTTGAATGTTTCGGTGTCATCGACCTTTTTACGCCCAAGAACCTGAATGATGTGCCAGCCAAAGACCGATTTCACCGGCTTGCTAATGGTGTTAATGGGCAGGGCATCCATGGCTTTTTCAAACTCCATTACCAGTTCCCCGGAATTAACCCAACCCAAATCGCCGCCCTTTACTGCACTCGCGGCATCCAGCGAATATTGCTTGGCCATGTGGGCAAAATCCTTACCCGATTTCAATTGCTGGTATAAATTGTTAGCCTGTTTTTCCGCTTCAGCCGCGGTCATGCTGGCATCCTGTTTCAGCAGGATATGGCGCACATGGGTCTTTACGACTTCATGCTTCTGCTCTGCCCCGCCAATGGCAATCAGCCGAATCAGCTGGAAACCGTTCCCCGTACGAATGGGGCCGGCAATCTGGCCGGTTTTCATGTTCACCACCTGTTTGGCAAACACTTCGGGTAATTCCGCCAAATGACGCATGCCCAAATCGCCACCTTCCAAGGCAAACTCACCACTTGATTCGGCAATCGCCAACCGGTTGAAGTCCTCCCCTTTTTTGATTTTGACCAACAATTCCTGCGCCTTTTGGCGGGCTTTGTTTAATTGTTCGGTCGTAGGCTCTTCCGGCAACGGGATGACAATATTCTGCAAGTGATAGGTAAATTGGGTTTTATCCTGAAATTGCGCCGTTTTAAGATAATCTTCAACCTGCTCATTGCTGATAGCCGAGACGTCCTTGCCCACCGCTTTCTGTTGCACACGGCTGATTAAAATCTCCTTGCGAATGTTTTCACGATAACTCTGCCAGCTAATCCCCTGACGGGTTAATTCTTCACGCAACTGGGTGAGCGTCAGGTGGTTATTGGCCGCAATCTTGTTGATGGCCTCATTCAGCTCCGTGCTGTCAACTGTCATGTCGTTCTGTTTGGCCAGCTGCAATTGCAAATCCACATCAATCAAGTGCTGTAATACCTGTTTGCGTAAGGTTTTTTCAGGAGGCATCTGCATTTTTCTGGCTTGCATTTGCTGCCGCAGCGCGTCCACCTGAGTATTGAGTTCACTTGAGGTAATGACACCATCGTTGACAATAGCCACCACGCTATCTAAAGGCTGAGCTAAGGCAAGGGTTGGCAGTAACAGGGCCAAAGAGACAATCCGCTTTAACATCCAATTTTCCTCTAAATTGTTTTTTTGCCGCCATTTTGGTTTATTTATAACCAAAAAACAAGCTTTGATTAATTAACCGCCATTATGCCTTCATTGATGAAAAGTATCCACATAGCTCGGCAAATATGTGCGAATCATGCCGATGGGATCGCTGTACCCCAATGAGCCCAGGCCCTTTAACAGAAACTGTAGATAAACATGGTTGTTGTATTGAGGCTCGAGGGTATTACTCAGGCTTTGGAAAGAACGTCCTCCGACCAGCCGCACGGCCCAACAACAATTATCGTACTGCACGCCCAGAAAGGACAACATTTCATACCGTTTGCTGATGTTGTAACTGAATGCGCCCAGGGTGCTCCATCGATCATTGAATGGCCAGGCGTAGGATATTGTGGCCTGATGCAATGGATTTTTTTGTGGCTTAACCGAGCTGCGCGCCACCTGAGTAATATCGCCATTAACCAGGTAGGTATAGCCGAGATTAATAATGCGGTTAGCCTCAGGCTGATAGTGGAAATAGACATTGCTGTTATCAGTACTGCGGGTATAAGGATCCCACACGTAGTCGCCGGTCACGGTCCACACCGGATTAAAACGGTACATGGCTCTCGTGGCGACAGGGGAAAAATCAGCCAGTGGTGATAAATAGCCCAACAAGGTCGCAGGATCAATGCAATCCGGCTTGCCAGGACGATTGCGGCAAAGCTGAACCCGCCTGTCTTCAAAATAACGGATTTGCCCCACAGTCACCTGAGCTTTTTCAATCCCGGATTCATCCGCAATCCATCGTGAGGTAACACCATAGGCCAATTGATTGGCATCGCTGATGCGATCATAGCCGGAAAAACGATTCGCACGAAAGACCTGATCCGTATTAAAAATCATGTAGGCTGAATCAAAGACCGGTATCTCGGACTGATCCACAAAAGGGGTATACAGATAATAAAGCCTGGGCTCCAGTGTTTGAGTAAATGAGCGATTCATTATGCTCAGAGGTCGGTCAAAATAAAGGCCCCCGTCGGCGCTTAACCGGGGAATGGTGGGGCTGAATTCAGAATCAGGCATAACCCCGTTTCCCTGAATATTGTAATAGTTCTGAACCAGCTCAACCGTTGGCGTGAAATACCCCCAAGGTTTCATTTGCGGCAAGGAAAGCACCGGATTGAAGTGATAACGCGGCCCTTCCGGTTGCTCAGTAAAACTGTTATCCGGCCAGTGGAATTGATCAAACTGATTATGCAAAATCAAATTGCCATTAAAAGGCAGGTCGTTGTAGTTGCCCAAAGCCACTAATTGCGGCAGGCGCTCATAAATGTCGCTGACCGGCGTTTGGTTCACAGGCTGCAGGGTCTGGTAGCTTTGCAGGGTGGAACGGAACAGCCAGTGATCCGTGGTATAGATTAAATCCCCCTGACGTAACAACTGCCTTTCAGTCAGCACCGACAGATTGCTGCTGAAATCCTGCAGAAAATAATCGTCCGACACCTGCTGGTAATTAATCCGCAGGCGCAGGTTTGGAGCCAGCCGGGTAATGTCATTGTATTGGACAGACCAGCGATTACTGGATTCGTTGCGCAATGACGGAAACTCCAGTTCGTTATCGCGCAGAAACTGTTTAAACGCCCGATCCTGGGGTAAAAAGCGCCCATTAAAAATACCCGTTGAATTTTCGGTCAGGTAACGGAATTGGCCCCCCAGCATCACACCGCGGCGCGTGTAAATCTCGGGGGTTATCGTGGCGTCATAATTAGGCGCCATATTCCAGTAATACGGCAGGGCAAAATTAAAGCCGCCAATGTTGGATGAACCGAGCGTAGGCAGCAAAAACCCTGACTTTCTGTCTTTGGAGGTTGGAAAGCTTAAATAAGGCGTGTAAAAAACAGGGACATCCCTGACGCGCAAACGGGCATGGCGGGCAACACCGGTGGCTGTGGCATCATCCAGGGCAATGGAATCGGCTTCAATCTGCCAGGCTTTGTCCTGCGGAGCGCAGGTGGTATACGTCGCCTTTTTTAAAAAATAATCCTTATTGGCAAAGCGCTCAATAAAGCTGGCACGTCCCCAGGCCGGTAAGGACGCGCTTGGGCGCGGCGAATTAAAGCGGTATACCACGTCCTCTGCCTGTCCGGAGCGATCCAATGGATTGATGTTCACTT
This Legionella sp. MW5194 DNA region includes the following protein-coding sequences:
- a CDS encoding S9 family peptidase, producing the protein MANLKRGAIKIQGFTDPEMDFQLLRQLGAAAYGAASVGECFAAVNDIHDNEPQDWVQVFTRQANHQLQDGLARLAKQHKVSAYGQLIKACNSFRAAEYYSPVMMADHKQLGLKARSSFQQAMKCVDYHFESLMLELDGETLPAYVFFPKKGKRNHKTLIIVSGFDGTLEEEFLMRGIAGLERGYNIVVFAGPGQMDTWRVNKTSCFKPDYERAIQVLMDRLIIIKEVNPEKMALCGVSFGGYFATRAACYEHRLSALIANSPIIDLYAYMAAFAGIDPLRDISEADDFGVKDLPDIPEEIMPRQVKFQCEMLMQRYGRETFRKTFEYIAQFKVDEQTLKQIQCPALALIGSGEGEEPQRQSQAFIKQVQGSEYCFDDQSGASTHCQVGNTMFANAVMYDWLDETLT
- a CDS encoding DUF3421 domain-containing protein, with the protein product MRLFYALLFACSLTPLWATPYPSNNVHQHPSQDQALARSLRIGTDTDGKPLFLCLGRLFNSTQPGKTWAGYGRCNVPYGGKEYIVNDYQVPPANAFGNVFWQNAGGQPLAIGRDTNGNPLFLCQAYFKGSKQPGKTWPGYNHCNISYAGHEIITDNYRILGSDSGQANFHQHASQNAQQQQCITGPFGNKACGFNCIKSTNNVACATSMDQQCVSDNFGRIACGYGCVQSPLKVACARKRSENCVINSFNEIRCGRNCRMDNFNRIQCD
- a CDS encoding dihydrofolate reductase; the encoded protein is MTLISLIAAVDENRGLGKNNQLLCHLPADLAHFKKITMGKPIIMGRKTFASIGRPLPGRLNIVLSRTESMIPGVVTVSSLPKALEQVSEFPEAMIIGGADLFEQALPLASRLYLTVIHHLFDADVFFPLWNANEWCCLETLSRQADDKNPYDVTFYSYERR
- the pdxA gene encoding 4-hydroxythreonine-4-phosphate dehydrogenase PdxA, translating into MKPLLVSSGEPAGIGPDLCLSLAGLELPLVVIGDKQLLMQRAKALGFEVEIQDYNPQSPLCAQPGQLTVFSLPCPSPVVAGQLDVRNAPYVLDLLTKSANACLTGEFSALVTAPVHKAIINQAGIPFTGHTEFFADYCSVNQVVMMLACDAMKVALVTTHLPLSEVPQAITQDLIIGVARQVHQSLQRDFGIREPRIAVAGLNPHAGEGGYLGREEIDVIEPALTSLRQQGIDVSGPYPADTLFATQKATQCDVYLTMYHDQGLPVLKYAGFNHAVNITLGLPFIRTSVDHGTALELAGTGHADTGSLFAAVRNALTMVQARATHDLN
- a CDS encoding peptidylprolyl isomerase, with the translated sequence MLKRIVSLALLLPTLALAQPLDSVVAIVNDGVITSSELNTQVDALRQQMQARKMQMPPEKTLRKQVLQHLIDVDLQLQLAKQNDMTVDSTELNEAINKIAANNHLTLTQLREELTRQGISWQSYRENIRKEILISRVQQKAVGKDVSAISNEQVEDYLKTAQFQDKTQFTYHLQNIVIPLPEEPTTEQLNKARQKAQELLVKIKKGEDFNRLAIAESSGEFALEGGDLGMRHLAELPEVFAKQVVNMKTGQIAGPIRTGNGFQLIRLIAIGGAEQKHEVVKTHVRHILLKQDASMTAAEAEKQANNLYQQLKSGKDFAHMAKQYSLDAASAVKGGDLGWVNSGELVMEFEKAMDALPINTISKPVKSVFGWHIIQVLGRKKVDDTETFKRQQVRAFLQQRKFTEAVQNWQQHLRADAYVKILDKDLA
- a CDS encoding LPS-assembly protein LptD; translation: MRRGLKPVAATGFALITLGILLYQDVSSAAETWLEPVQACIIPREAVLNPLLRARIAHCLGWEDSSASPMCRGTYRPVDVEPLAEDDEIRIQADEVSFYNQGRSTLTGKVEVHQTGRIVNAETAHVYRDAKTNQVNRIELLGQVNYLEPGRLMIARKVNINPLDRSGQAEDVVYRFNSPRPSASLPAWGRASFIERFANKDYFLKKATYTTCAPQDKAWQIEADSIALDDATATGVARHARLRVRDVPVFYTPYLSFPTSKDRKSGFLLPTLGSSNIGGFNFALPYYWNMAPNYDATITPEIYTRRGVMLGGQFRYLTENSTGIFNGRFLPQDRAFKQFLRDNELEFPSLRNESSNRWSVQYNDITRLAPNLRLRINYQQVSDDYFLQDFSSNLSVLTERQLLRQGDLIYTTDHWLFRSTLQSYQTLQPVNQTPVSDIYERLPQLVALGNYNDLPFNGNLILHNQFDQFHWPDNSFTEQPEGPRYHFNPVLSLPQMKPWGYFTPTVELVQNYYNIQGNGVMPDSEFSPTIPRLSADGGLYFDRPLSIMNRSFTQTLEPRLYYLYTPFVDQSEIPVFDSAYMIFNTDQVFRANRFSGYDRISDANQLAYGVTSRWIADESGIEKAQVTVGQIRYFEDRRVQLCRNRPGKPDCIDPATLLGYLSPLADFSPVATRAMYRFNPVWTVTGDYVWDPYTRSTDNSNVYFHYQPEANRIINLGYTYLVNGDITQVARSSVKPQKNPLHQATISYAWPFNDRWSTLGAFSYNISKRYEMLSFLGVQYDNCCWAVRLVGGRSFQSLSNTLEPQYNNHVYLQFLLKGLGSLGYSDPIGMIRTYLPSYVDTFHQ